Within the Iodidimonas sp. SYSU 1G8 genome, the region ACGGGCGCTCGGCGCTCGGCCTGGCGCGTCACGGACCCGTCCATGACGCGCCGCCGGCATCCGATCCCTAAAGCGTCGAGTTGACCTGACCACCGTCGATCAGCACGTTCTGGCCGACGAAGTATCCCGCCTGCGCCGAGCACAGGAAGGCGCAGGCCTCGCCGAACTCGTAGGGCGAGCCGAGGCGTCGCGCCGGGATGGTGCTGACCATGCCCGCCATCACCTCGTCCTCGTCCTTGCCCTGCTGCGCCGCCATGGCGCGGACCGGCACGCGGATGCGGTCGGTGTCGAAGGCGCCGGGCAGCAAATTGTTGATGGTGACGTTGTGTTCGGCCAGCTGCCGCGAAATACCGGCGACGAAACCGGTCAGGCCGGCGCGGGCGCCGTTGGACAGGCCGAGCGGCGCGATCGGCGATTTCACCGCCGACGAGGTGATGTTGACGATGCGCCCGAACTTGCGGGCGATCATGGGATCGACCGTCGCCTTGATCAGCTCGATGGCGCTGAGCATGTTGGAATCGATGGCCGCGATCCAGTCGTCACGGGTCCAGTCGCGGAAATTGCCGGCTTTCGGGCCGCCGCAATTGTTCACCAGGATGTCCGGCTCGGGACAGGCGGCAAGAACCGCGGCGCGGCCCGCCTCGGTCGCCACGTCGGCGACCACGGCGGTGACGCTGGCGCCGGTTTCGGCGCGGATGGCCGCGGCGGTTTCCTGCAGCGCCTCTTCGCCGCGCGCCGAAATGGTCAGCACGACGCCTTCGCGCGCCAGCGAGAACGCGCACGCCCGGCCCAAGCCCTTCGAAGCCGCATTGACGATCGCGGCACGGCCGCGGATGCCCAGATCCATTGAAAACCTCCCCTTGTGGATGTGACCGATCATCGGCCGATAGCCTGTCATATCGGGCAGTCCGCCAAGGCGCCAGCCGATACTTGTCCGGATTTGGCGGGAACAAAGCAGCGCTCCCTCCGGTTGTCTCACTAGACAGGAGGGTTCAATGGCAAGACACGCGGCGCGCCGAAACGACCAGGCCAGGAAAATCGACACCGGTCGCGGCCAGCTTCGGTGATGGACAATCCCGCAAAGGACAAGCCGCTCGTCGTCATCACCGGCGCGGCGGGCAATATCGGCCGCTCGCTGGCCGCCGCTCTCGCGCAGGACTACCGGATCGTCGGGTTTGACCTGAAGGACAGCGGGACCGATTTCCCCCTGATCGAGGTCGACATCACCAAGGATGACTCCGTGCGCGCCGGGATGGACCGGCTGCGATCGGAACACGGCGACGCCATCGCGAGCGTGATTCATCTCGCGGCCTTCTTCGACTTCTCTGGCGAGGAGAAGCAGGCCTACAAGGCGGTCAACGTGGAGGGAACCCGCCGACTGCTGCGCGCGCTGCAGTCCTTCGAGGTCGAGCAGTTTCTTTATTCCGGCACCATGCTGGTGCACGCGCCCGGCGAACCGGGCGAGGTCATCGATGAAAGCCAGCCCATCGAGCCGGGTTGGGCCTATCCCAAATCCAAGGCCGAGACCGAGGACGTGATCCGCGCCGAACATGGCGCCATTCCCTATGTGCTGCTGCATCTCGCCGGCGTCTATGACGAAACCACGTCGGTGCCCACCTTCGCGCACCAGATCGCGCGCATCTACGAACGGGATTTCCAGAGTCACCTCTATTCCGGCGCGACGGATGCCGGCCAAGCCATGCTCCACCGCGAGGACATGATCGACGCCTTCGTGCGGACCGTGAACCGCCGGGAGAGCCTGCCGCCCGACGCGGTCATCCTGGTCGGCGAAAGCGAAACGCTGGGCTATGACGCGCTGCAGGACCGGCTGGGCGCGCTGATCCATGGCGAGGATGAATGGACCACCATCCGCGTTCCCGCGACGCTCGCCGCCGTCGGCGCCTGGGCGCAGGACAAGGCCGAGCCGCTGGTGCCCGATGCCATCGATCAGGGAGAGCGGCCCTTCATCCAGCCTTTCATGACCCGGATGGCCAGCGACCATTACGCGCTGGACACGCGCCGGGCGCAGGAATGGCTCGGCTGGCGGCCCAGACACAGCCTGGCGGAGACCCTGCCCGCCATGGTCGACACGCTCAAGCGCGACCCGGCCGCCTGGTACGCCGCGAACAAGGTGCCGGCGCCCGAATGGCTCAAGGACGCCGAGGACGAGGGGCAGGACCCGGAAGCCTTGCGCGTGCGGTACGAGACCGTCCTTCGGGCCGAGCACCGGTCCACCCGCTGGGTCCATTTCGTCAACATGGCGCTGGGCCTGTGGCTGCTCACCCAGCCGGTCATGGTGCAGGTGACCGAGCCGCTGCTGTTCTGGTCCGAGATCGCCTTGGGCGGCCTCGTCATCGTCTTCGCGACCCTGTCGCTGTCCTGGCGGATGGGCTGGGCGCGCTGGGTCTGCGCCGGCCTGGGCGCCCTGATCATGGCCATCCCCTTCGTGTTCTGGACGACCAATCCCGCGGCTTTCCTGTCGGATACACTGGTCGGCGCGTTGATCTTCGGTTTTGCCATCGGCACGCGGCCGGAAGTCGGCCCGACGCCGACGTCGGCGCTGCACGGGCCGGAAAAGCCTCCCGGCTGGGACTTCAACCCTTCAAGCTGGACGCAGCGCCTGCCCATCATCCTGTTCGCGCTGGTCGGCCTGCTGGTGTCGCGCTACCTGGCCGCCTATCAGCTCGGCCAGATCGACGGCGTCTGGGAACCGTTCTTCGCGGGCTCACCGGATGACCCGCAGAACGGCACCGAGGAGATCATCACCTCGAGCGTGTCCGAGGCCTGGCCCGTGCCCGACGCGGCCATCGGCGGCTATACCTACGCCCTCGAGATCCTGACCGGCATCGTCGGCACGCAGAAGCGGTGGCGGACCATGCCCTGGCTGGTGCTGCTGTTCGGCCTGATGATCGTGCCGCTGGGCGTGGTGTCGATCTTCTTCATCATCATCCAGCCCATCGTCATCGGCACCTGGGCGACCCTGACACTGCTGGCGGCGGCGGCCATGCTCATCCAGATTCCCTATGCTCTGGACGAGATTCTCGCCACCGTCCAGTTCATGCGCCGCCGCGTCCGGGCCGGCAAGTCGTGGCTGCGGGTCTTCCTGTTCGGCGATACCGACGAGGGCGCCTCCCAGCCCCGCGACGAATTCGACCAGGCGCCCGGCGCCGTGGTCCGCGACATGTTCGGCGGCGGGGTAGGATTGCCCTGGAACCTGGCCGTTGCCGGACTGATCGCGCTGTCGCTGCTGTTCACCCGCCTCACTTTTGGCGCCGGCGGCGCCATGGCCGACATGGACCATCTGATCGGCGCCCTGTCGCTGACGGTGATTTCCATCGCCGCCTCCGAGGTGGCCCGGCCGGTCCGTTACCTGCTGATCCCGCTGGGATTGGCGCTGATCGTGGCGGCGTTCGCCACCGGCACGAGCGGCCTGCATCTGGTCGCCAGCCTCGTGGCCGGCGTGGCTCTGGGCGTCCTGAGCCTGCGGGGCGGGACCATCCACAACCATTATGGGGACTGGCGCACCGGATCGCGTCCGGTGCGGACCGCCTCGTAAACCCGATAAAGAAGATGAATCATGAGCCCCACGTCCCCGAACGAACATGCTGCCACCACGGGCAGCCTGCGCCAGGACATCGTGCTGGCGGTCGTCCTGCTGGTGCTACGTTAGGCGCGGTCGAAGCGCACGTGGATCTGTTTGAGCGCCCGGAGCCAGAAGCCCGGGATGTGGGTGTAATCATCCTTTTCCGGCACCGGCCTGAGGTTGTCCAGGCGATCGAGCAGCGCCGTCCATGCCAGGTTCTGCTCGAACCGGCTGAGCGCCGCGCCGGGGCAGATGTGCTCGCCGATGCCGAACGCCAGATGCGCCGCCGAGGCGCGGCGGTCCAGATCGGGCCGGTCCGGATCGGGATAACGCTCGGGATCGCGGTTGCCGGCGCCGTATCGGACATGAACCACGGCGCCTTTCGGAATGTCCACGCCGCGCAGGCACGTATCCTGGGCGGCGATGCGCATCAGGCCCTGGGTGGGCGATTCGATGCGTAGCGCCTCCTCGACGAAGATGCGGATCTTGGAGCGGTCGGCCTTCAGTTCCTCGTACACGTCCGGATAGCGGAACAGCAGCCACATGCCGCTGGCCAGGGCGAAGGTGGTGGTCTCGTTGCCGCCGGTCAGCAGATGGTCGCTGATGCCGATCACCTCGGCATCGGTCAGCTTGCGGGTCTCGCCCGTCAGCGGATCGTCGTAATCGGTGGTCGCCAGATGGCTGATGACGTCGTCGGTCGGGTTGACCCGCTTCTTCTGCGCCGTCTCGTGGATGTAGTGCTGGAATTCGATATGGGTGCGCACGCACTCCTTCTCTTCCTCCAGCGTCAGGCCGCGCGACCACGGCTTGACCCAAGCCGCCGACCAGCGCTTGAGCTGCGGCAGGTCGAGCCTGGGAAAGCCCAGCGCCTCGGCGATGATCGCCATGGGCAGCGGCTCGGCGAACTCGCGGATGAACTCGACCTCGCCCTTGTCGATCCAGCTGTCGATCAGCTCGTGGATGCGCGCATTGACCAGCGCCTCGCGCTTGCGCACCGCGGTCGCGGTGAAGAACGGGTCGATCAGCCCGCGGAACGAGCGGTGCTCGGGCAGATTGGTCGACAGCGGCATCAGCCGCGGCCAGCCTTCGCTATGGTATAGCGCCTGCGCCTCGGGATGCTGGATCAGCGTCTCCTGCGCCTCGGCCGAATAGTCGTTGGGAAAGCCGACGGGATCCTTCAGCACCCGGTCCAGATCGTCATATTTGGTGACGATGTACATGCCCAGATCAGCCATGTGATGGACCGGCGCGTCCCGGTGCAGCACCTCGTAGGCATCGAACCAGTTCTCCTGGACCTTCGGGTCCATGAAGT harbors:
- a CDS encoding SDR family oxidoreductase, translating into MDLGIRGRAAIVNAASKGLGRACAFSLAREGVVLTISARGEEALQETAAAIRAETGASVTAVVADVATEAGRAAVLAACPEPDILVNNCGGPKAGNFRDWTRDDWIAAIDSNMLSAIELIKATVDPMIARKFGRIVNITSSAVKSPIAPLGLSNGARAGLTGFVAGISRQLAEHNVTINNLLPGAFDTDRIRVPVRAMAAQQGKDEDEVMAGMVSTIPARRLGSPYEFGEACAFLCSAQAGYFVGQNVLIDGGQVNSTL
- a CDS encoding vitamin K epoxide reductase family protein, which produces MDNPAKDKPLVVITGAAGNIGRSLAAALAQDYRIVGFDLKDSGTDFPLIEVDITKDDSVRAGMDRLRSEHGDAIASVIHLAAFFDFSGEEKQAYKAVNVEGTRRLLRALQSFEVEQFLYSGTMLVHAPGEPGEVIDESQPIEPGWAYPKSKAETEDVIRAEHGAIPYVLLHLAGVYDETTSVPTFAHQIARIYERDFQSHLYSGATDAGQAMLHREDMIDAFVRTVNRRESLPPDAVILVGESETLGYDALQDRLGALIHGEDEWTTIRVPATLAAVGAWAQDKAEPLVPDAIDQGERPFIQPFMTRMASDHYALDTRRAQEWLGWRPRHSLAETLPAMVDTLKRDPAAWYAANKVPAPEWLKDAEDEGQDPEALRVRYETVLRAEHRSTRWVHFVNMALGLWLLTQPVMVQVTEPLLFWSEIALGGLVIVFATLSLSWRMGWARWVCAGLGALIMAIPFVFWTTNPAAFLSDTLVGALIFGFAIGTRPEVGPTPTSALHGPEKPPGWDFNPSSWTQRLPIILFALVGLLVSRYLAAYQLGQIDGVWEPFFAGSPDDPQNGTEEIITSSVSEAWPVPDAAIGGYTYALEILTGIVGTQKRWRTMPWLVLLFGLMIVPLGVVSIFFIIIQPIVIGTWATLTLLAAAAMLIQIPYALDEILATVQFMRRRVRAGKSWLRVFLFGDTDEGASQPRDEFDQAPGAVVRDMFGGGVGLPWNLAVAGLIALSLLFTRLTFGAGGAMADMDHLIGALSLTVISIAASEVARPVRYLLIPLGLALIVAAFATGTSGLHLVASLVAGVALGVLSLRGGTIHNHYGDWRTGSRPVRTAS
- a CDS encoding cytochrome P450; translation: MSKCPFASPQEINFMDPKVQENWFDAYEVLHRDAPVHHMADLGMYIVTKYDDLDRVLKDPVGFPNDYSAEAQETLIQHPEAQALYHSEGWPRLMPLSTNLPEHRSFRGLIDPFFTATAVRKREALVNARIHELIDSWIDKGEVEFIREFAEPLPMAIIAEALGFPRLDLPQLKRWSAAWVKPWSRGLTLEEEKECVRTHIEFQHYIHETAQKKRVNPTDDVISHLATTDYDDPLTGETRKLTDAEVIGISDHLLTGGNETTTFALASGMWLLFRYPDVYEELKADRSKIRIFVEEALRIESPTQGLMRIAAQDTCLRGVDIPKGAVVHVRYGAGNRDPERYPDPDRPDLDRRASAAHLAFGIGEHICPGAALSRFEQNLAWTALLDRLDNLRPVPEKDDYTHIPGFWLRALKQIHVRFDRA